One part of the Glycine max cultivar Williams 82 chromosome 14, Glycine_max_v4.0, whole genome shotgun sequence genome encodes these proteins:
- the LOC100796082 gene encoding amino acid permease 3, with protein MMENGGKQTFEVSNDTLQQGGSKSFDDDGRLKRTGTIWTASAHIVTAVIGSGVLSLAWAIAQLGWLAGPIVMILFSIVTYYTSTLLACCYRSGDQLSGKRNYTYTQAVRSNLGGLAVMFCGWVQYANLFGVAIGYTIAASISMMAVKRSNCYHSSGGKNPCKMNSNWYMISYGVAEIIFSQIPDFHELWWLSIVAAVMSFTYSFIGLGLGIGKVIGNGRIKGSLTGVTVGTVTESQKIWRSFQALGNIAFAYSYSMILIEIQDTIKSPPAESQTMSKATLISVLITTVFYMLCGCFGYASFGDASPGNLLTGFGFYNPYWLIDIANVGIVIHLVGAYQVYCQPLFSFVESHAAARFPNSDFMSREFEVPIPGCKPYRLNLFRLVWRTIFVILSTVIAMLLPFFNDIVGLIGAIGFWPLTVYLPVEMYITQTKIPKWGPRWICLQMLSAACFVVTLLAAAGSIAGVIDDLKVYKPFVTSY; from the exons ATGATGGAAAACGGTGGCAAACAGACATTTGAAGTCTCAAATGACACGCTTCAACAAGGAGGTTCCAAGAGCTTTGATGATGATGGCCGTCTCAAAagaactg GAACTATATGGACTGCAAGTGCCCACATAGTAACAGCTGTTATTGGTTCTGGGGTGCTATCTTTGGCTTGGGCGATTGCTCAGCTAGGTTGGCTTGCTGGTCCTATTGTGATGATTCTGTTCTCTATTGTGACTTATTATACCTCAACTCTTCTAGCTTGTTGTTACCGTTCTGGTGACCAACTCAGTGGCAAGAGAAACTACACTTACACACAAGCTGTTAGATCCAACCTTG GTGGTCTTGCGGTCATGTTTTGTGGGTGGGTTCAGTATGCAAACCTATTTGGAGTGGCAATTGGGTACACCATAGCAGCTTCCATAAGCATGAT GGCAGTCAAAAGGTCTAATTGTTATCATAGTAGCGGAGGGAAAAATCCATGCAAAATGAATAGCAATTGGTACATGATTTCATATGGTGTTGCGGAAATTATCTTCTCCCAAATTCCAGATTTCCATGAGTTGTGGTGGCTCTCTATTGTAGCTGCTGTCATGTCCTTCACATACTCATTCATTGGACTTGGCCTTGGTATTGGTAAAGTTATAG GAAACGGAAGAATTAAAGGAAGCCTAACTGGTGTAACTGTTGGGACAGTGACAGAATCCCAGAAAATTTGGAGGAGTTTCCAAGCTCTTGGTAACATAGCCTTTGCCTACTCCTACTCAATGATCCTTATTGAAATTCAG GACACAATCAAATCTCCTCCAGCAGAGTCACAGACAATGTCCAAGGCTACTTTAATCAGTGTTTTGATCACAACCGTTTTCTATATGTTATGTGGCTGCTTTGGCTATGCTTCTTTCGGAGATGCAAGCCCGGGAAACCTTCTCACTGGCTTCGGCTTCTATAACCCATATTGGCTCATTGACATAGCCAATGTTGGCATAGTTATCCACCTTGTTGGTGCATACCAAGTTTACTGCCAACCCCTCTTCTCATTCGTGGAATCACATGCAGCAGCAAGGTTCCCAAATAGTGATTTTATGAGCAGAGAGTTTGAAGTACCAATCCCTGGCTGCAAACCCTACAGGCTCAACCTCTTCAGGTTGGTTTGGAGGacaatttttgtgattttgtcaACTGTGATAGCCATGCTCCTACCATTCTTCAATGACATTGTAGGGCTTATTGGAGCCATTGGATTTTGGCCCCTCACTGTTTATTTACCAGTGGAGATGTATATAACTCAAACTAAGATACCAAAGTGGGGCCCAAGATGGATATGCCTACAAATGCTTAGTGCTGCATGCTTTGTAGTTACTCTATTAGCTGCAGCAGGTTCCATTGCTGGGGTTATTGATGATCTTAAAGTTTACAAGCCATTCGTCACCAGCTACTAA